A genomic segment from Gracilimonas sediminicola encodes:
- a CDS encoding thioredoxin-like domain-containing protein, with protein MKTYLTLFFLLLSTSAFAQEQLTVFYFGASDCGPCNRPDVIESIDKIRANFDSQHTNYDTKLVMVAMDEDIDTGLKYISKYDEWDEISIGSRYHNENTLAHLNNIMIPGVPHIIIFKDTFEVGDYGVEIIKNRELVKNILSGEEIVSWVDGEMKLD; from the coding sequence ATGAAAACTTATCTAACGCTGTTCTTTTTACTATTATCTACTTCAGCATTTGCTCAAGAACAATTGACGGTTTTTTATTTTGGTGCTTCAGATTGCGGCCCCTGTAATCGACCAGATGTAATTGAGAGTATCGATAAGATCAGAGCAAATTTTGATTCCCAGCATACAAATTATGATACAAAATTAGTCATGGTGGCTATGGATGAGGATATAGATACCGGGCTAAAGTATATTTCTAAGTATGATGAATGGGATGAAATATCAATAGGTAGCAGATATCATAATGAGAATACCTTGGCTCACCTAAATAACATAATGATTCCAGGGGTACCTCATATCATAATTTTCAAGGACACTTTTGAAGTTGGCGACTATGGTGTTGAAATAATAAAGAATAGAGAGTTAGTTAAGAATATTCTCAGTGGTGAGGAAATTGTATCTTGGGTAGATGGGGAAATGAAACTTGATTAA